In the Pogona vitticeps strain Pit_001003342236 chromosome 2, PviZW2.1, whole genome shotgun sequence genome, gtggaagacaggagggcctggcgtgctctggtccatggggtcatgaagagtcaggacacaacttaacgacaagaacaaaaaatgtataagaactggtgtagtggatagatgtACTAGGACTCAGAAAACCTGAGTTCGAATTCCtaatcagccatggaaaatcatggGAGGCAgtggtaaaattactccttaaatatctcacatagcttaactctaatagggctttctcaATACTATGAATTGGATATAAGTGCAAAACTTTAAAAGAGCTGAAACTTTAAACTAAGCAAGTCTGAATATTCCTTATAGGGtatgttgcttgagcccattgatCATTTGGGCCTcccttttatatacagtactttttctACCTCTGCAGAATCCTTGTTGGGGTTGCAGTGATCAAAATTGTACACCGTATTCTTAATTGTGCACCATACTTTTATATAAAGGCACTACAATAGCAGCAGTTTTATTTCTGAATCTTTTCCAAACTATTCCCAACATAGAGTTTGCCTTTTTCACAGCAGCGATTTATTGGGTCATCATTTTCATCCAGCTATCCATCTCAATGCTCTTTGGTTGGTCACTGTCAGGTCAGATCCCAACAGTGTTTATGTGAAActgtcatcatcattttagacctgcagagctggagcCTATGGATTCTGAAGTCCAGGCCCTGTCGAAGAGACACCACAAGGAGCtggactcccaatctctggctctgcaaaggtaaaggttccccttgacatttagtccagtcatgtcccactctagggggcggtactcatccccttctccaagccatagagccagcgctttaacgaaggcagtttccgtggtcacgtggccagtgcaactagacatggaagaccgttaccttcctactgaggtggtacctatttatctactcacatttttacatgctttcgaactgctaggttggcaggagctgggacaagcaatgggagctcactccgttgcgtggatttgatcttacaattgctggtcttctgaccctgcagcacagaggcttctgcagtttaacccgcagcgccaccacgtcccttatctgTTGGCTCTGCAAATAAGATACATaaatcactgagccatccaggAAATTAGTACTTCTTGTCCCAACACGCAACATTTTACATTTGGCTTACACTGATCtatatttgccattttaatgccGGTTTCTCAAACGTGGAGAGATACTGTACTTCCAAAGTTGTTTGCAATCTGTTTTTATTCTAATTACCATACATATTTGGTATTGTCAGCAAACATGGCCAGTTCATTGTTCACCCTAACTCAAGATCATTTATAAGTAAATTCAACAGCACCAGCCGCAATACAGATCCTTGGGGAACCTCATTGTTTACATTACTTCAGAGAACAAATTGATTATTTACTCTAAGCTTTCTGTTCCTAAACCAGTTGCTCTGCCATAACAAGAAGTTCTCCACCGTTCCTTTGGATTCTAAGTCTATTTAAATATCTTTGGCAATAGAAAAGTGAAAAAATGCTGTGTGGTCACTGTAATCTGAAGGCAAGGGTGAGTGATAGCTTTATTTGACCACTAAAAACCCCAACATAGAGATAAACAGTACACTAGACTTTCAATCCCCACATGCGTTTTTGTCACAGACTTGGAGGTGGGATAGGAGAAACAAAAATTCCAGTAAACATGGTCAGATGTCCAgaccaggttttttttaaagcaaaatttcaAAATGGAAGCTGCAGGCACAGGTCAGAGGTACAGAATTCAGATTACACTTCTGGTAGTATGGAATACTATGTTGTTTAAAGCAACATTCTGTTGTTTGGTAAAGAATTTTGGAAAGCCAATTAAACAATGTCTCAGATCCTTTTACCTAGTTACATTGGGATAGCACAAATGGCATAATTTTTAGAGCTGAAAtgccttcagttttttttttaaatcatggacattatctgttgcatgctgagtcacactaCTTAATAAGGAACAGATAAAggttatggagatttcttaacagcaatttgcttccaaaatacATTATTCCAAAACGCAACATTATTTGCATCATGGCAGCATAACTGAGGATTTTGGCTGCCAAATAATAAGattcagcatgcaactgataaagTCTATGATGGTCCCTTAACTTGGGGCAACTTTCTTCCCAAAGGTCTATTTGAAATAGCTTTGCAAGAAGATTTTCACCAATGTCTACCAGATCACTTTGTCCAGTTATATATTGGCACCCTTGAATAACTCTGAAATAGCAGTAAGACTGGACTTAGCTTTGCAGAGGCCGTGTCTATTCTTCTTTCAGCATGGTTTACTCTTGTCTGCACTTGACAATTTTATGTTTAATAGCAACTTTCCAGTTATTTACTTGAAATCTATGTTAAAGTAACTGGCATGTAattactctttttaaaacattggtaTTACATTGGCCACTTTCCAGTGATATCAAGGCCAGTCTTTGATGTGGGCCACATACTTTTCTTCAAATACCCACTTAGTTCACTGGATGAACTGAGGCCAGTCACTGTTTCTCACTTTAATTCATCTACTTCACAGTGTTGTCAGGATAAAATGAGGTGGATAAGATTCCTATGATGTCCTAGCTCCTAGGAGGAAAGGCAAGATACTGTAGAATAACAAGTTTATTTTTTTGTGCTGGGGGAAAATTATTATTTAGCCCATTCAAAACCTGTATTTTAAACATGTGAGTCCCATTTTAATGCTATGTTATTTTGGTTAACCAAATAACTTTAGGTAGTTGCTATATGCCCCTCAGTTTTGCTTGAGGAAATAACTGTTCTTAAATATCATCTCTTATAACCAGTTTATATTCAGATATTGCTGCAAGTGATTTTTCCTATACAAAATTGTTTTTCCTCTAAAAACTGCATGAATTTCATATGCCAGAGCATGAAGtgtaacaaaacaaacacatcttTTTCACCGTATATTTAGGAAAGCTTACTCAGTGGTCACGTGTGATGAACTGCATGCAGTTTTCGTGCATTTCCCACATAAGTAGGAATATGAAAATAGACATAACAACTTCAAAAGCAACTGTTAAAAGACACTTGTGGGCAGCCGGTAGGCTAAATAGAGCAAGGTTTCAgtgaagcctggggggggggtatgcCTGCTCCCAAATTTTTGCACCTCCTTGCTCCCTTTCCTTCTAAATATGTTGGAAGAAAGAAGCAATTTCTTCCTGATCCAGCATGAGAAGGAGCTATCTGAGTGGAGGTCGGTGAAAGAGTTCATCCAAACGTCTTGGATATGAGAGCTTCTTCTTTGTTCCTCTCCTTCATTGGTAGGAAAGAGTATCCAAGACTTAGAGCAGTAGTGGGAAAGGTTTTTATGACTACTACTTAAAACAGTGGCTTTTGTTGCCGAACACATCTTCTGAATACATTATTTCCAAGAAAGTTTTCTGTTTAAGAATACTTAATCTTGATGCAAATCGCTTGTATGCATATTAATAATGAGAACTTCAAACATTTAAAGCAAAACTCTACTTTTTTATTACAAGCAGTAAGGGTCAGATCCAGCAAATACTGAACTGTGCTCATTCTTGGGGAGAACTGCCTCTGTAAGAAGAAACATGATAGGAACGGTGACTTGATTGGCAGCACAGGGTGACTCTACTCTCACTATCCCGATAAATAAGTCTCTGATAAGATGCAACACATATTTGTTTGCTATGATCAACAATTGCTGTATTTCCTCAATATTTCCTTTCTGCATGACTAACATCATATGATGAAACTAAGAAAGATGATATTCAATGCAAATGTTATGACTGCCCAAGTTCACTGCACAGACACAGAAAATTTAGTCTTTGCATTAACTCTTCCTATCCGTGTATAGTATGTTCATGTTGTTTCTAGGATTTTCAAACCAATGGGTTAAATTCCACTCTTTTTAATGAAGAATTTAATGGTGATGAATTTGCAAGCTctaggtggagggggaaagagagcaaTAGACTATAGGACTAATGGTCTTTTGTTTCTAACCATTGTCACCTTCCTCTAGAATTCTAGCTCTCCTTCCCCAATGTGCTTTCCACCATGTCCCTGTAGCCAGTTGCTAATGAACAGCTTCAGTTTTAATGAGCTTTTTTGTGTCTTGACTGCTTCTCTGGATTTGCGTGGCTGAGCAATATCCTAACATGGATCCCGAGACTCTCGGTGTGCAGCACCCAACATGTGACAGAAGCAGGGTTGTCCAACTTCAATAACATGGTCATTAGCGGCAACTTTGGCATTTAGTGGGTTGATTTGGTGACAAAAAAGAACATATTGCAATGAGAGAAGTAAAGTAAGCAAAATGAAGGGAAAAACAGCAACCCtatcattaaaaagaaatagcTCATCTTTGGAAGTCAGCTAGACTGTAAAATGGAGTTACCGATATATAGGATTCCTTCAGGTTTCCTTGCAGTGTTTTCAAATAAAGGTTCAGGTGGCTGTAAAACTTACGTTGAAATTTCCTTTGCAGTCACTTGGGCAAAGGACAGTCATTCAAACAATGTTCTGATACCAATGTACtgaccttgtttttgtttttgccttggaAGTGTTTTGACTCCTTTTACTGTGGTCTTGACATTAAGAAGAGATAAGAGATAAAAACATGCCTCAGTTGTGCCTacaggtggatttttttttcatgctctgtCCCATGGGTACCCAAGCTCCCCATGTCCTTTCTGTAATAAAACGGaggattaaataataataatcatatttaatttctatggacAGCCACTCATTCATTTTTATAACTTGGTATGCTTTCATAACTTAGCATATTTGATAGGCTGGCTGCAGGGGAGCATGAATTAACCACATTTGGTATTTCTATGTGCATACTGGTGGCAATTGACTTGGCTGTCAGTGTGTTACAGTGACTTCAAAAAGTCTCCATAGGGGCAGGGTGAGATGATACGTGCATGCTGAATGTTGTCTTTTATGGTAGTAGGCATTGACTACAATGTTTGCAAAGGAATCATGCATAGAATATGGACTAATGTTGCCACATCTGTCCTTATTCCTACATGTTATTTTACACTGATGCAAGGTTATCTTCCCAGATcctgaaaaagttacattttagactgcagcttccagaatcctctagccatcGTGGCCAGGGGGACTTGTAGTGCAAAAGAGCTGCGAACTCTGTGTCTACCTTATCCTGCTCACTTTGGCATGAGTAACAAGATTAATTATTACATTGCTCATAGCTGCAGATGATTCTACTAATGCTCATAGGTGTACTGTTCTAGTCCAATTCAAATTCACATTTGAAAGGGAATGTTTTCTGTTATTTTAGATTTCTAATATGCAGTATAAACACATGGatgatttattctttttcatatCTTCTCTATCTTCCACAAACTGCTTTCTTGTGATGAACGATTAATATATGTcagttgtcaggaaaaaaaatgtagtgGAGGATAATTAGGAAACTGGCAGTGATTGTTTCTTATGAGAACGTACTCTGCACAAGCAGGGTGCCTAACTGCACATTATTCACACTTTCAAAATAATTGTATTAAAGTTATCTGACAGCAAGCTGTGGAATAAAACTGAATTACATTTGTAATATTTTCCTGCTTGAGACTACTGTTTTCCATTCATGTCCAACTGTGCACATATTTTACTGTGATtacatatgttttttaaaaaatcagcatttGGCTCATTTGGAGCATCAGAAATTTCACATTTTGCAGTTATAGACCAAAACTAATTAAACAAATAACAGCATCCCACTTGAGATAATTCTGCGGAAGGGGGAGAGGAGGCTCCAAGCACTATCAGTCACTATTCTGCCATTTCGTCCTTAGTGGATTTTCCCCCTGGAAATATAGCTGGGAAAATGATGGTGGGTGAGATTCAGGAAAGTTATAAGATGAAGAGAATGTTGTGTGGACCACCCATAAAATTCTCTGTACGAGGCAGGGAGATCACTTGGTATTAGCCACATCTGTAATTAATATTAGAGGGCATAAAGGTTTTAATCCACGGCACACTTCTTTAGTAATAAGTTCACATTGCCATTTGTTGGGTAAAATACAATAGGATTTGCCAGATGTCAACCTTTTGCCGAGTTAGATGCCAATCCTGTTTAGTTCATTTTGCACAATCAAATCTAGAGATAAAGTGTTGGCCTTGTATCTGCACAAATAAGATACCAGGCTCACCAAAAATATGTAAGCAATGATACATCTCCTTTGGTGGAGCAGAAAGCTGGGCTACTGCAGTCCCTGAGACTGAAGTATGGATGTTGCTGCTGACTGTAGCTTAAATAGGTGACCTTCTGCAAGCCAGTCTCTGCCTCTCTCAGCTTCAAGCTTCCATCTACAAAAAGAGAATTACAACATGATATATAACACAGTTATAAGGATTACAATAACCTAATATATGTCAAGCATTTTTCCATGTTCCAAGAACTACATAAATGTTAAGTATTTTCATAGTGTGCTATGCCTACATACAGGAGTTGTTGCTGTGGTCTTATTTTGTTTAGTGTCTGGTTTGGGGAGTAATATTTCCAAATATTTGGCTATAGAGAGTTTGTGTAACCGTTATGTCTGTAAGTACTTTGTGTGTCTTCATATTTAACACTGATTCCCAGAAGAGACATAGACCTGACGATTTATTCCTATTTTACCAAGACAACCAAGATGTCTGGATATGGCATAGTTCTCCTATACAGTACCTACTTGGCAAACACTGAGAAGACAAAAATGACTGGGATGAGGGGCAATTTCTTAAAAAAGGACTTTTACTCAGCTCTTCAAGCAGAGTATCTCCCACACCAGCTCACAACGAATcgtttgaaatggaaaaaaaagagcaggccCTAATCAGACACTGGTAGACTCTAGAACACAGAcacaaaaggagggaaggaagaaataatTAAAGCTGCCCATGACTTCACAGATCAATACTAGTAATCACAGGGGCATAAGAGCCAGGGGCCATCTGGCAAGGGCTTCTGCAGGTCCCAGCAAATTAACAAAAGAAGGCAGGTGGTGGGTGAGAAACTAGAGGAAGGAAATGAGAGGCACAAAAGGTGTGGGTGATGCGTGAGAGGCAGTACAAGGCCACTCAGCGGGGTCGGGCAGCGAGGGGGGATGAGTCAGACCGAAGGGGGCTTCTCGGGCTATATAAAGGGAGGCAAGGGATGGCCGCAGCTCAGCGCCCGCCTGCCCGCCACAGGAGCGAGGCGCCAGGGGCCCCTCAGCAAACGTCTCCGCCGCCATGGGGCTGAAGAAGgagctgctcttgctgctgctggcgACGACGCTGCCGGCAGAGCGGAACTGCCAGGGCGCCCCGGAGAGGGTGGAAGCCGCCGCGGGCCTGGAGAGCCCGGGCAGGGGCGAGTACGGAGTGAAACTCTGCGGCCGCGAGTTCATCCGCGCAGTTATCTTCACTTGCGGAGGGTCCCGCTGGAAGAGGATCTCCGCCCCACCGCCGCGGGCAGGTGAGTAGAGAGCCGCGCAAGCTGGGCAATGGGCGGGAACACGGCGAGGTGGCGGCcggcgctccccccccccttttttgtgtgcTTCTTGGCGGGAAATTCTCGTGAATTCCAAATGACTGGCACGTTTTGCGCTTTCTCGCTACTAAAATGTTCGCCGGTGCGTTTCATACTCCCATGTTCCTGCTCACAGGACGCAAAACTGGGTCAAACTGGcgtatactttttttttaaaaaagaatacatttCACAGCAATTAAATCCAGCCTGTATATTTATTCACCCAAATAATTTCAAATTGTTTAATTTCCAACACCCCCAAATCAGTAGTTCCCTGTTTTCACGTAATAGcgtggaaaaaaaatgctaaaaacagATTTTTGCTGATCACTCCTATGTGAAAGCTGTGTTCTTTTCCGTACCAGAGAAAGTTTTAAAATAGACAAGAGTGCTCAACCAAAGCATGCCAGGGAAAACTAGAAGGCGTCCCCCAAAcagttttccaagctttgccccGGTCCTACCCAGATTAACCAATTTCTCTCTGGCAAATTGCCCTGTTAATTAGCCATAAATAACTCCATaaactgcatttaaaataaaatggtacACAGTTCTTTTGGTGGATGGCTGAAAATGCTgcttatctgttgggaaggcttAAGAGTGGGTAGAGGAGGTAGAGAACAGGGGTTAAACGGATTAGAAAAAAGAGCAGTGAAACGCAACCAAGACATACATCGCAGAAGAAACAAGTGTGGGAAGGTCAACACTTAAATACCACCAAGGCTGAAACCAGGGCATGACAGCTGGGGCtttgccctagagcagtggtccccaactttgggtcaccagatgttcttggactgaaactcccaggagccttcaccactagctgtcctggccaggatttctgggagttgtagtccaaaactacaAGGTTGGGAATCGCTGTCCTAGGGCATCACTCTGTTCACTTTCCTTTGTTTGAGAGGAAACTATCTTTCTGGGGGCAAGGGGAGCACACCatgttctgctcttttttttacttGGTGAGACCCATGTCTCATGGTTGAGTGAGTGAGAGATGATGGAACAGGCACTATAGTTAAGTCTTCCCACACTTCTTTTGGGCCCCCCTTGGTGTCTTGCACTATAGTATCTGTGCTACTTCCGTTGGCTACATTGGAGGATAGCAATCTGGGGAATGCTGCTGAAAGTTACATTAACAGAAGGGCAAAGAGAATTGTATTTTGGGTTTGCTTGGTTTATGTAATTTAATTAGGCTAATTTAGACTGTACAGTATtatgaaaccactgagctgtctaggaAAATGGAGATTCATGATGAAATGATAATGTGATCTGAAATTGGGGTGGAGGGCACCTTTCTAAACAGCAGCGCTGCTGCATGTTCAGTATTGCAACTAGAAGCCACTTTTACACATTTCTAGCAAAATTTTAATATAACAAAGCCCCAGCTGTCCTGCCCTGGTTTCAGTCTTGATGGTATTTAAGTGTGGGCTTGTTTCTTCTGTGATGTATGTCTTGCTTGTGTTTCACTGCTCTTTTCTAATCCTGTTCTCTACCTCCTCTACCCACTCTTaagccttcccaacagataagcagcattttcagaaaacaaacttttaatattttgtgcatattttgcCTTCACCTCTACCCTGCTTCTTGATTGATTAGCAATATCAGACTTTTGCTGTTACTTTTGACTCGATACCATTCTTCAAATAAACTCCAAAGCTTTAGGACATGCAACAGTTGTATTTGCTCAGATCTCTTGAGCAAATACaactatttttgtattttaaagtcTTTATTAGTGAAAAACCCAATTAGAGTATTTAGTAGTGGGAAAATGTATTTGATGTATGGGACGTCTTGGAGGATAGAATTGTTTGCTAAGAATTGCAGTTCAGGTGATACACTATGTTTCTACAGCAAAATTACACAAGTGTGTATAGTAATTCTGAAAGAAACTGACATGCAGGTATATTAGCTGACATTTTTCACTGGGTACACTTCTGATGGTTTCCTTTGTGTCTTAACAGAGTTTATTCAAACTGGCAACGATAATGAACTGGAGAACATTAAGTTGCAGTCTGTTTTGGATCCGAAACTGGACCAGCTACAAACTATCAGTCAATCAGCTCAGCAGCAAACACTGAAAAACATGTTTAATTTATATAACGATAAT is a window encoding:
- the LOC110083251 gene encoding relaxin-3; translation: MGLKKELLLLLLATTLPAERNCQGAPERVEAAAGLESPGRGEYGVKLCGREFIRAVIFTCGGSRWKRISAPPPRAEFIQTGNDNELENIKLQSVLDPKLDQLQTISQSAQQQTLKNMFNLYNDNEYVPTSDSFSEYINQAKDVPKSRDETRLANSMGSNYFLWGKYPRKKRDSSLGVAGLCCKWGCTKAEISTLC